The genomic stretch AAAAGACTGTTGTTGCTAAGGGAACAATCGTAGCTGTAGATCCTACAGAAATTACAATTGGAAACTATGAGAAATACACAATTTCCGGTGCTTCTGTTGACTGGTCCAAAGATGCTGTTACAACTATAGCTATCGGCGATACAGGAAAGAAAATCTACTTACACGTTAAAGATTCCGCTGACAAATATGTAACTGCTGATAAGATTACTTACAAAGCAGCTGATGCTAACTACTTATTAGTTGGTTCAGACGGTTCTTTAACAGCTGTTAAAGAAGGAACAACTTATGTTATCGCTACTACTGGAAAAACAAGCTTTACTCTTCCTGTAACAGTTGTTGCTAAAAGAGATGCTTCTTCTGCAGAGTTAGACAAAACAGCTGTAACAATCTCCAACACTGATAAAGTAGTTGATACTGTAGTAATCACTGCTACAGCTAAAGATCAGTATGGTTCAAACCTTGCTGCAACTACTGTAACAGATGTAGAGCAGAAATCAACAAAAACTGCTGTTAATCCTATAGCTACTTGGGCTGGTGATAAGATTACCGTTACTGCAACAAATGCTGTTGCTGGAACATACAGCTTTGTAGCAACAGTTAATGGAAAACCTGTAGCATTTAATGTAACAGTACTTGATGCTAAGACTGCTTCCGTAGCTGATCCTTCAACATTAGGAACACAGTTAGTATTATCAACAAATTCACTTGATACTAAGATTACTTCAACTACTGCAGTTGCTGATAAGGACTTAACAATCAAACTTGCTCGTTACAACAACGGTGCACTTTATGATTATGTAACATCTGCTACTGTAAAAGTTACAACTCCTGGTGCTGTTGGTGGTGCTACATTAACTCTTACACCTAATGCTGATGGTGTTGCTACATTCAACGGTCTTACAACTGACGGTGTAACAGTTACTAAAGCAGATAAGGGAACTTACAAAGTTGTAGTAACTTATAATTCCAAAGATTTTACACAGTATTTTGTAATTAATGATACTCAGGTTGTACCTGGTTTCTCTGTAGATAAAGTTGTTACAGAAAAACTTACAGCTGATGATATTGCAAAAGATGTATTAACAATCAAAGATGCTGATGGAAACAACATAACTTCAACAATCAAAAATACTGTATTTAAGACAGTTACTGGTACAATCGTATCCGGTTCTGATGTATACCTTGACAAGGTTACTGTAACACAGAAAGTTGGAAGCTTATCTTTCGATGTTGTTGTAACTATTGGTCAGTCAGTAAAAGTTAAATAATAATAGTTGACTATCATTATTTAATATAAAAATATCCCTGCCAGTTCAAATGAATTGGCAGGGATATTTTGCGTTACAGTGTAATCTGGCATATACTCCTTAAGAATCCTTAATAAATATTGCATATTAAAATTATATATGATAAAATTCAATTTAGTTATAAATTAGTAAATAATAATTATATGCCTCTAAAGGAGAGAAAATACATTCTATGAAACTCAAGTCTATATGGAAGAGAAGCAAAGGTATCTTATTAAATTCCTATTATTCCAACTGTTTTTATAATGGAAAAATAAACAATCGCCTTATATTAATAGAATCAAAAAACGGCAGCGATTTAGCAGGAAACATGTTCCATATACTACGTGAATTAAGGACGGAAGTTTATTCGGATTATAAGGTAGTCTTATCTGTTTTAAATAAGAAAAAAGAGAGTATACAGAATCAGTTGTCCAACTACGGGATTAAAAATGTAAAATTAGTACGAACAAATTCTTACGCATATTATAAGTATTTAGCAACTGCTAAATACTTATTTACTGATACAACTTTTAATAGAAGCTTTATAAAAAAGGAAGGCCAGATTATTACGAATACTTGGCATGGTACTCCTTTAAAGAAAATGGGTAGAGACGTAGATAATAGAGCATATGCTATTGGTAATGTTCAAAGAAACTTTCTATTCTCAGACTATTTGGTATATCCCAATGAGTTTATGAAAAAGAAGATGGTTGATGCATATCTTCTGGAAGGGATATATGATGGCACTATTCTCAATGAAGGATACCCCAGAAATTCGATATTTTTTAACAAAGAAATCGGTCAGAATATAAAAGAGGAATTGGGACTTCATGGCAAGCAGGTTTACATTTATATGCCTACCTGGAGAGGAACAGTTACCAGCAAGAATACAGATCATTTATTAGCTATTACGGATTATTATCTGAGAGACTTGGACAAGCACCTTACGGATAATCAGGTATTCTATGTAAAATTACACCCTTTTGTAAGCAGAAATATGAATTATAGTAATTATGTTCATATAAAACCTTATCCGGATCAATATGATTCCTATGAATTTATGAATATATGTGATTGCCTGGTTACTGATTACTCCAGTGTTTTCTTTGATTATGCCAACAGTGGAAATAAAATTATTTTGTTTGCATACGATGAAACAGATTATTTAGAAGAAAGAGGTATCTATGTACCTCTGAATGAATTCCCATTCCCTATGGTTAAAACAGTCGAGGGATTGTTAAAAGAATTAAACGCTCCCAAGAATTACGATGATACAGCTTTTCTAAAGGAATATTGTACCTATGACAGAGCTGGTGCAGCAGAACGTATCTGTAAACACGTGGTCAAAGGAGAAAAAGTCTGTAAGGAAGAAAAACTCAAAAAGAATGGTAAAGAAAATGTGGTGATGTTTGGTTCAGCATTAGCGAAGAACGGTTTAACTTCCTCACTACTGAATCTTTTTAATAATATAGATATAGAAAAGAGAAATTATTACGTAACTTTTAATGAAGCAGCCCTTAAGAAGACACCGACCAGAGTATCACAGATTCCTGATAAGGTTGGTATTCTTCCAATGAGCAGCGGAGCTGCTTACACTATAATGGAAGCTATAGCCTTTGTTCTATATTTTAAGAAGAACAAAGATAATAAGTTTGTTCAAAAATATCTTGATAGATTATATAAACGAGAGTTTATAAAGCAATTTGGTAGAATTAAAATTGATTCACTGATTCAGTTTGCAGGTTATGATCATAAAGTAACGAATTTGTTCCAACGATTTGAAGGACCGAAGGTTATTTATGTGCATAATGATATGATAGCTGAGATGAAAACAAGGGGTAACCAGCATTACCTGACTCTTCGTTCAGCATATCAAAAGTATGATAAAGTTGCAGTAGTTACCCAGGACATTGTTCCACCTACGGTTAAAATCAGCGAAAAGCAGGATAATATAGTAGTAGTTAATAATTGTCATGCACATCTTGAAGTTAGAAGTAAAGCGAACCAGCCTCTGATTTTTGATGCAGATACTAAGTGCAATATTCCACAGGTGGAGTTAGAAGATGTATTAAACAGCGATGCCAAGAAGTTTATCACTATAGGAAGATTTTCACCGGAGAAAGGGCATATGATGCTTATGAAGGCATATGAAGAATTTTCCAGGGATTATCCCGATACTTATCTGATAATAATTGGCGGACATGGTGTCCTTTATAAGGAAACATTAGATTATGCCAAAGAATCAGAAGCAAATATAATTATCATAAAATCAATGAAGAACCCTATGCCGGTATTGAACAAATGTGATTTCTTTATTTTATCTTCACATTATGAAGGACTAGGTCTTACGTTATTAGAAGCAGATGCGCTAGGTATACCTACTATGTCTACAGATGTAAGAGGACCTCAGGGCTTTTTAAGAGAGTTCAATGGCTGCCTTGTAGAAAAGAGTGAAAAAGGCTTGAAAAAAGGTATGGTACGTTATATGAAAGGCGAAATTAAAGCAATGAATGTTGATTATAACGCTTATAATAAACGTGCAATCAATCAGTTTGAAAGTCTTTTTGAATAATTTAGGAAAGGAAAGCCACAATTTAATCATAGATAGTTACCAGTCAATATATTGGAATATCCTATTATATCAATTGTGATAAGAATGGTGAGTGTATGAAGATAGGTATTATTACCTTTAACAGCGCCCATAATCATGGTGCTGTATTACAGGCTTGGGCGTTGCAGGAGTATTTAAAAGGTGAAGGACATGATGTCAGCATTATAAACTACAGATTGCCAGCTACTGATAATCTGTACCGTTTATATGTGCCCAGAAAAACTTTTAAAAGCTATAAATTAAATAAAGTAGTTCACATGCTTCAATATTTAAAGAAGTTTAAGACGGAACCGGATAAGGTGAAGAGATTTCGTAAATTTGAGCATTTTATAAATAATACATTAAATACTACAAAAGCATATTCAGTTTTTGGTGAATTAAATAAAGCAAATTTTGATTTTGATGTTATGATTGCAGGTAGCGATCAGATTTGGAATGGTTCACTTACAAAAGGTATTAATCCCGCTTATTTTCTGGCATTTGGAAAAGAGAAGATAAAGAGGATTTCTTATGCTGCCAGTATTGGAAAAGATTTTATTCCGGAAGTTGAACATACACTGTTTTCCAGATATCTGAGGCTATTTGACTATATATCTGTTAGAGAGGAAAAGGCAAAGGAGGCGATTGAAAAATTAACGAAGAAGGAGATTTCGGTTGTACTTGATCCAACCCTTCTTCTTGACAGAGAAAGATATGACCAGCTAAAGAATGATCCTAAGACAAAAGCTAAATATATATATGTGCATAATGTTCATATAACGAAAGTAGACAAGCGGTTAAATGCAATGGCAGAAGAAATATCTCAAAGACTTGGATTACCTATTGTTCATAACCGATCAGATTATAACTTTACCAATGAATTGCATAAATTCACTTCTGGTGGTCCGAAAGAGTTCCTGGGTTATATTGCAAATGCGGAATATGTTGTAACAAATTCATTTCATGCTACAGTGTTCTCAATTATGTACCAAAAGAATTTTATAACAATACCTCATTTTCAAAATCCTGAAAGAATGAGACACTTATTGGATACATTAGGTACGGGAAATCATTTGATTGAATTTACAAAAGACCTGCCAAATGATTTAGATGAGCTATCCATCGATTATAATCAGGTTGAGAAGCTTAAAGTTGAACTTAGAAAGACATCAATAGACTATTTGAGTAGGTCTCTTGCAGGTGAGAAAACCACTAATGAGCCTGTTAAAGACGAGGATAAGTACTTTGATTCCAAGGATGTTTATTCCTGTTATGGATGTAAGGCCTGTAAGGATATATGTCCGGTTTCAGCAATTACTATGGTATCGGACAAAGAAGGCTTTTGGTATCCCAAGATCGATGAAGATAAATGTATACATTGTAATCTTTGCAGAAAAGTATGTATTTACCGAAAGTTTGAAAAAGAAGAACCGGTTGAAAATTACCCGGTAGTTTATGCCTCCTATCATAAGACAGAAGATATTCATACTGAAAGTACCAGCGGAGGTATGTTTATACCTATGTATCGATATATACTTTCTATAGGGGGTAAGGTAGTAGGTGTTCGATATGATGAAAATATGAGAGTCATATATGACATTGCAGATACAGAAGAAGGCTGCAGAGCTTTTTGCGGTTCAAAATATGTTGCACCTGACAGTGAAAATGTGAAGCCAAGAGTAAAGAAATTACTTGAAGCCGGAACGGTTGTATTATTTACCGGTAATCCATGTCAGATAGCAGGTTTAAAGACTTATCTGGGTAAAGATTACACGAATCTGTATACAGTGGATATTATCTGCCATGGTGTTCCTTCACCAAAAGTATTTGAAAAGTATATTAACTACCTGGAGAATCGTTATCACTCAAAGGTAATCGATTTTCAATTCAGAAATAAAATAAGAGGTTGGAGTAAACCTTATATACTGGTTAAATTTGAATCTGGTGAGGTATTATTAGAGCCGGCAGCCAGCAACAACTTTAATAGAGCTTTCTTAAGCAATAATATTCAGAGGCCGTGCTGCTACACCTGTGAATTTGCAGGATTAAAGGGAAGTGTCGGTGATATTACCATAGGTGACTATTGGGGTATTGAAAATGAGCATCCTGAAATGATGGACCAAAGAGGTGTATCCATTATTAAGCTGAATAATTCCAAGGGATCAGAATTCTTTGAACACTTTAAGGAGCAGCTGGTACTAAAAGAAAGTACTTATGAGAAAGCCTATAACGCTAATCATAAAAAACCCATGAATCTGGTTCTAAAGCGAAATCAGCTTATGTCCCAGATTGATGATGTAGAAATTGACAGCTTGCTGCAGTCCTATAATCATTTAAAGAAGAAGAAAAAAAAGAAATAAATCAATATAAATAATAAGTTGAGCATTTTATCATAAGAGCTGATTTGTAAGACACAGGTTTAATCCTAAAATCAGAAATAGATAGAATGGTATTTGAGCTTGACTTTAATAATTTATAATAAAAATTGAATTAACCATTAGTTTAACATGTAGGTGTAATATTAAGGAAAGAGTATAGAGTATTACACCTATATGATGGCTATATATTCAACGAATATAGTAAGAAAGAAAACAGGTGGTAAATTGAAAAAGTATTTCAGTAATTTTGCAAAATATAGATTTTTATTAGCGGAACTTGTTAAAAAAGGAGTAACCTTAAAATATAGAAGATCCTATCTGGGTGTAGTTTGGACTTTGATTGAACCTTTATTAACAATGATGGTTTTAACGCTCGTATTTGGTACGCTGTTTGGAAACACTGACAGGACCTTTCCCGTCTACATACTGTCAGGACGGTTAATGTATTCTTTTTTCTCAAATAGTACGAAGACCTCAATGAAGTCGATTCGATCCAATAGTGGTATGATTAAGAAGGTATATGTACCAAAATATATGTATCCTTTATCATGTATATTAAGCGATTATATAACATTCCTGATATCTTTGCTTATATTGTTTATAGTTAGTATTGTACTAAGAGTTGAGCCTAGTTTTTATCTGTTCCAAGCTGTCATACCATTATTGATCTTACCGGTTATGTGTTATGGCTTAGGACTAATATTAGCGACACTCTCGGTGTTTTTTAGAGATCTGGAATATATCTGGTCGGTTGTAATGATGCTTATTATGTATACATCAGCAATATTTTATAAGCCTGAGAGAATTATCAAGGCAGGATATGGCTGGCTGCTTGATATAAATCCGCTATATTCCGTTGTAGTGAATTTTCGAAATGCAATCTTTGGACAGGCATTGGATACAAGAGCGTTAGGGTTATCCTTACTTTACACTGCTGGATTTATGATTGTCGGGTTACTCATGTTTTATAAAAAGCAGGATGAATTTATATTACATGTTTAATGGTAGAAGTTGCAGTGAAAATATGATAAGAGAAAAACTACAACCAGTTATAAACGTATATCAGATTCCTTATTTGGTATATGGGAAAGAGGAAATATGGCTAAAACAGCGGTAGAAGTCAATCATGTCAGTATGAAATATAATATGTCTACTCAAAAGGTTGACAGTTTAAAGGAATATTTTATTAAGCTTGTAAAAAAGGAATTAAAGTATAAAGAGTTCTGGGCCTTAAAAGATGTTGACCTGTCTATTGAAAAAGGAGACCGCCTTGGAATTTTAGGGCTTAATGGTGCCGGTAAAAGTACTCTGCTTAAAATAATAGCAGGTGTTCAGAAGCCTACAGAGGGCAATGTTAATGTTAAAGGGAAGATAGCCCCTTTGTTAGAGCTTGGAGCCGGTTTTGAAGGTGAATATACAGGTATTGAGAATATATATCTTTATGGATCTGTTTTGGGGTATCACAGGGATTTTATTAATGAAAAATTTAATGAAATCGTGGAGTTCTCTGAATTAGGTGAGTTTATAAAAGTACCACTTAAGAATTATTCCTCCGGTATGAAATCAAGGCTTGGTTTTTCAATTGCTACTATTGTGGAGCCGGATGTTTTGATATTGGACGAAGTATTGTCAGTAGGTGATGCGAAGTTTAAAAAGAAATGTGAAGCAAAGATACAGAGTATGTTTGATAAAGGGGTTACAGTGTTATTTGTATCTCATTCCCTTGCGCAGGTTAAGAAAATATGCAATAAGGCTATTCTGTTGGAAAAGGGGCAATTAATAGCAAATGGTACTATTGATGAAGTAAGTGCCATTTATGAAGAGAAGACGAAATAGTTAAGAATGAATATATAAAGCTCCAGTAAGTTTACATCTACTGGAGCTTTTTAGTGCTGCTTGTTATTTTCCTTTTGTGCTATTAGGTATTTGAGAAGCATTGTATGCATTACACGCTATACCGATACCGAGCAAGGACCAAAATACCGGAGAAACAGCCATAGAGGAGTCGTTTGTAATACCTGCCAACATAAATCCTATGGTTGCAATAAAAGAAGCAATACCGGTACGTGTAAATAATGTATAGGAAACAATATTCTTATATAAGCGAATGCTCCATACAAAATAAATTATATAGAATACGAGAAAAGATATCAAAGCTAACAGTCCGGATTGAATGCCTAATTGTAAATAAAAGCTATGAGGTTTTGTTAAAAGCTCATCTCCAAACCCTGAATTGTAAAGATTAACGTAATCTTGCTGAGGAAATGCAAAAACGTATGAATTAGCACCTTCACCCAGTATAATACGGTCTTTTAACAAGGGGATAGACCTTGACCAAATATAACCCCTTCCAGAGGCATAATTTTCATAACCTGTAAATATTGCAGAATCAGCTTGTACTATTTTATCCAATTTACCATACTTATTAATATAGTAGAATGTATCATCTCCTAATTGATTGGTAAAATTCCAGTCTGTACCATCTATCGATAACTGTAGTACTGCTAAGCTATCTGCATATCCTATTGCAGCAGTAATACCTTGAAAGCGCTCATCATCAATAATAAGTTGTCCGGATTCATCTTTATGACTTGCTAGTATGCTTTCTTTCTCATCATAGAAGTAAGTGTTATAATTGGTGTCTTCAAGCTTTATATCAATGTTCAAGTTATTGCCTTTATAAGTAATAGTAAGTAGTTTATCTGTCTTGATATCAGTTAAATTAGGCGTAGACTTTGTGATATTTGTAAAGCTTTGAAATGTGTTCTTAATAAAACTAAAATTAGTTAGTGAAATAATCAATATTCCAACTAAAAGAAAACCAGTAGTAATCATACTTATTTTTTTATTAGTAAAGATTTTAGCACGAAAGAAGAATAATAAAAACGGAATGGTAGCAATTATACATATAATGGATGTTTTGGATTCAGAACCTAACAGTGATATAATCAATCCTAATAATATAGTACTATATAGTGCCAGTGCTTTTTTTGTCTTCTCAGTTATAAGGAGACATAAAATAAAAGGAATGAGCATGGATACATATACTCCGACATAGTTAGGATTAAATAGAGTCATATATGTACGATTTTTACCAAATGACATGGTATATCCAGCTAAATTACTCCATTGAGTTCTTGGAAGATAAAGTTTTTTTCCAATCTCTGTTGCTAGAAAATCATGTCCAATAGCTTGTAGTGACCCGATAAATACTATAACTAAAACGCCTATCATAAAATAGTGAAGTAAGTAGGCTAGATCTTCTTCTTTTTTTATGTAAAGATAACAATAAATTACTATCAGGCTGTAGCTTATTAGTGTAAAAACGGATTCAAACTGATCAAATATACCCCAGTAACCATACTTGGCAGTTTCAGAAGTTATAGTTGAGAGTAAATTTAAAACCCCTAATAATAATAAGGGAATAAATAATTTTAAGTCCTTAAAGTTACTGTTAGATTTTTTTATGTTTAGTATAATCAATACTAACATCACCGCCGATATTATAAGAAAAAATATCTGCTTGTAATGAAGGAAGAAATCTAAGGTGGAAGAGTTCTGCGATGCCCATGAATAAGAAGATATATCAGGGTTATCAAGGTGATAATGCATAATTAATGGTAAAACAGCGAGTATTAAGATGATAGGTATAACAAGATATTTACTGCTTTGAGAGGTATACGAATGTTGTTTTGATTTTGTTTTACTGGTTGATTTGTTTGCCATAGGGGACTCCTTAAGTATAAAAAATACATTATTAGGGTGAATTTATAGTACAGGAGTATTTTAATACTTATTCTGGTAATTGACAAGGTAAAGAGTAGAATTAGGTGATTTTAATTTTTATTTTTATTATTCTAATGAGGCATAGGCTTGAATTGCTTTGATACAAATCAAGATTTATTAATAATATAGATTATACAACTACATAGAATGAAAATGTGGTTCTTGAATGGATACAAAAACTTTTTGCTGTACAAATCAAGAATTATATAAATAATATTAAGATTTGATGTAAATAGGTCTGAAATGCTTACTTTTAATTCTAATTATAAGCAAAGGACAAAAAAGCTTGTATTCTCAAGACCTATTCATTATAATAAAAGTAATAATTAGACAGGAAGAGATATCAATGTATAATAAAATTATAAAAAGAATATTGGATATTATGATTGCCTTTCTATCACTTATTATTTTAGCGGGGATTATTTTAATGATATCATTACTGATTAAAATTACATCAAAGGGCAAAGTATTGTACCGACAAAAAAGAGTAGGAAAGAATAAAAAAGAATTTTACATATTAAAGTTTCGGACCATGTCATCTGCGGCACCAAAAGATGTACCGACTCATCTGCTTGAAAATCCGGACCAATATATAACTAGAATCGGTAAACTACTAAGAAAGACAAGTCTTGATGAATTACCGCAATTAGTTAATATACTGAAAGGGGATATGTCATTAGTTGGTCCGAGGCCGGCTTTATGGAATCAATTTGATCTTATTAAAGAAAGAGATCGGTATGGGGCAAATGATGTGAGGCCAGGCTTAACAGGCTGGGCACAGATTAACGGAAGGGATGAAGTACCAATACCACTTAAAGTTCGTTATGATAGTGAATATATACAAAAAATGAGTTTTCTTTTTGATTTGACCTGTATGTCAAAAACGGTTGTTTGCGTTGTAAAGCATGAAGGAGTAAGAGAAGGTGCGTTGGAAGGTGGAACGGAAAGTAAGTATGAAAACGGTATTGATTATTTAAGTTAACAGAATTGAGAGTAGAATTATTAGTATGCAAGAAACAATAGAATTGTAATGTAACTCAATCTTAATTGTAAAGGTTTTATAATTTAGATTTAACTATGAAGTTACTGTATGTCTAATTAAAGGATTTGACTATAATGAAAAAAATATTAGTAATTGGAGCTAATAGCTATATTGGTAAATGTTTTAAAAAATTTGTAGATAATAATTATAAACTATTGCTGAAAGTAGAAATGGTCAGTGCCTCAAATGGCGAGTGGGAAAATATAGATTTTGCCCAGTATGATGTGATTTTACATTTATCTGCAATTGTACATAAAAGAGAAAAAAAGTGTATGATGAAAATGTATGAGAAAGTAAATTATCAGTTGGCTGTTAATTCTGCCCAGAAAGCAAAGAAAAGTGGTGTACACCAGTTTGTTTTTATGAGTTCGGCTGCTGTTTATGGTAATATAAGTGGATGTATAACAAGCGATACTATTCCTAGACCGATTTCATTGTATGGAAAAACTAAATTGGCAGCAGAGAATGAAATCTTAAAATCACAAGATAAAGATTTTAAAGTAGTAGTTTTAAGAACACCAATGGTTTACGGTAAAGGGTGCAAAGGCAATTATGCAAGGCTTGTTAAACTGGCTAAATATCTATTTTTAATACCCAATTATCATAATATAAGAAGTATGGTATCTATCGAAAATTTATGCGAATTTTTAGTAAACGTCGTAGTTAATGAATCAAAAGGTGTTTTTTACCCTCAAAACGATAGTTTCGTAGATACTTGTGAATTAATAGAAGGAATTAGAAAAGATTTAGGTAAGAAAACAAGACGTACTCAGTGTGCTAATTGGATAATAAGCATACTGGTTAAAAAAAAGGGAGGCATTTTTCAAAAAATATTTGGTGATTTTTATTATGATAAATCGCTAATATAAACACATTAAGTTACTTAATCTACTTCCTTATAAATAATGAATAATGCGAAAATGTATATTAAATTGGAGGTGGTATATATTAATCCAATTGTTTCAGTTATAATACCTGTTTATAATAATAGCCTTTATATTGAACAAGCTATTGAATCAGTACTTATACAAGATATACCATTAGAAATAATAGTTATAAATGATTGCTCGCAGGATAACCTTGAACAAGTGATAGAGAAATATCTTAAAATGGATAATTTTATATATGTTAAGAATGAGATTAACCTTGGGGTAGCTGCAAGCAGAAATAAAGGGGTAGGACTAGCAAAAGGACGTTTCATTGCATTTTTAGATGCTGATGATTGGTGGAGTCCTGATAAATTAAAAAAACAGATGGAAATTATGGATACAAATAAGTATGTGATTTGTTTTACAGGAAGAAAAATTGTTAATTCATCAGGTTTATATATTAAAACAATTATTCCTTCCAAGCAAGTAGTAAATTATAATACATTATTACATCATAATAGCATATCATGTTCATCAGTTATGCTTGCTAAAAAAATAGCTTGTGAGCATCCAATGAGGAACGATGAATACCATGAAGATTATATAAATTGGCTAGAAGTATTAAAAGATCATGGTCTTGC from Anaerocolumna sp. AGMB13020 encodes the following:
- a CDS encoding Ig-like domain-containing protein, with translation MKKNFFKKKLASALALALVVASFSPAGISAQAATATKIVKQGGAAAPTVLYVGGSKVDYSLSTIKSGVKYTWKSSNTKIATITATTGVVTAKAPGSVTITATATDKKSGKVLNTFKKTLTVNLRATSVEAGDDFTLATGETKKLAATLTPSNSTDVINYVSSDKAVATVGLTGGVVTGKEAGEATITVYAKATKSTSNKSTKNKVDTIKVTVPVGVTSVKQVSDVSLDLTFNKAMTKDTIKASDLVLKNAANNAVQAIKELKFSADGKVVTAVTYLPLTDKAEYKLTYAEKEHKFTASVGEVASIVIKTTQVAFGTDSAIEYNFLDANGIQLTNVDSSRVAVAIDTTGGYIIGSGTSAKVNLFAKGNTATVTVTYHTWKYENNAEKTVVAKGTIVAVDPTEITIGNYEKYTISGASVDWSKDAVTTIAIGDTGKKIYLHVKDSADKYVTADKITYKAADANYLLVGSDGSLTAVKEGTTYVIATTGKTSFTLPVTVVAKRDASSAELDKTAVTISNTDKVVDTVVITATAKDQYGSNLAATTVTDVEQKSTKTAVNPIATWAGDKITVTATNAVAGTYSFVATVNGKPVAFNVTVLDAKTASVADPSTLGTQLVLSTNSLDTKITSTTAVADKDLTIKLARYNNGALYDYVTSATVKVTTPGAVGGATLTLTPNADGVATFNGLTTDGVTVTKADKGTYKVVVTYNSKDFTQYFVINDTQVVPGFSVDKVVTEKLTADDIAKDVLTIKDADGNNITSTIKNTVFKTVTGTIVSGSDVYLDKVTVTQKVGSLSFDVVVTIGQSVKVK
- a CDS encoding CDP-glycerol glycerophosphotransferase family protein, with the translated sequence MKLKSIWKRSKGILLNSYYSNCFYNGKINNRLILIESKNGSDLAGNMFHILRELRTEVYSDYKVVLSVLNKKKESIQNQLSNYGIKNVKLVRTNSYAYYKYLATAKYLFTDTTFNRSFIKKEGQIITNTWHGTPLKKMGRDVDNRAYAIGNVQRNFLFSDYLVYPNEFMKKKMVDAYLLEGIYDGTILNEGYPRNSIFFNKEIGQNIKEELGLHGKQVYIYMPTWRGTVTSKNTDHLLAITDYYLRDLDKHLTDNQVFYVKLHPFVSRNMNYSNYVHIKPYPDQYDSYEFMNICDCLVTDYSSVFFDYANSGNKIILFAYDETDYLEERGIYVPLNEFPFPMVKTVEGLLKELNAPKNYDDTAFLKEYCTYDRAGAAERICKHVVKGEKVCKEEKLKKNGKENVVMFGSALAKNGLTSSLLNLFNNIDIEKRNYYVTFNEAALKKTPTRVSQIPDKVGILPMSSGAAYTIMEAIAFVLYFKKNKDNKFVQKYLDRLYKREFIKQFGRIKIDSLIQFAGYDHKVTNLFQRFEGPKVIYVHNDMIAEMKTRGNQHYLTLRSAYQKYDKVAVVTQDIVPPTVKISEKQDNIVVVNNCHAHLEVRSKANQPLIFDADTKCNIPQVELEDVLNSDAKKFITIGRFSPEKGHMMLMKAYEEFSRDYPDTYLIIIGGHGVLYKETLDYAKESEANIIIIKSMKNPMPVLNKCDFFILSSHYEGLGLTLLEADALGIPTMSTDVRGPQGFLREFNGCLVEKSEKGLKKGMVRYMKGEIKAMNVDYNAYNKRAINQFESLFE
- a CDS encoding polysaccharide pyruvyl transferase family protein; the protein is MKIGIITFNSAHNHGAVLQAWALQEYLKGEGHDVSIINYRLPATDNLYRLYVPRKTFKSYKLNKVVHMLQYLKKFKTEPDKVKRFRKFEHFINNTLNTTKAYSVFGELNKANFDFDVMIAGSDQIWNGSLTKGINPAYFLAFGKEKIKRISYAASIGKDFIPEVEHTLFSRYLRLFDYISVREEKAKEAIEKLTKKEISVVLDPTLLLDRERYDQLKNDPKTKAKYIYVHNVHITKVDKRLNAMAEEISQRLGLPIVHNRSDYNFTNELHKFTSGGPKEFLGYIANAEYVVTNSFHATVFSIMYQKNFITIPHFQNPERMRHLLDTLGTGNHLIEFTKDLPNDLDELSIDYNQVEKLKVELRKTSIDYLSRSLAGEKTTNEPVKDEDKYFDSKDVYSCYGCKACKDICPVSAITMVSDKEGFWYPKIDEDKCIHCNLCRKVCIYRKFEKEEPVENYPVVYASYHKTEDIHTESTSGGMFIPMYRYILSIGGKVVGVRYDENMRVIYDIADTEEGCRAFCGSKYVAPDSENVKPRVKKLLEAGTVVLFTGNPCQIAGLKTYLGKDYTNLYTVDIICHGVPSPKVFEKYINYLENRYHSKVIDFQFRNKIRGWSKPYILVKFESGEVLLEPAASNNFNRAFLSNNIQRPCCYTCEFAGLKGSVGDITIGDYWGIENEHPEMMDQRGVSIIKLNNSKGSEFFEHFKEQLVLKESTYEKAYNANHKKPMNLVLKRNQLMSQIDDVEIDSLLQSYNHLKKKKKKK
- a CDS encoding ABC transporter permease, whose protein sequence is MKKYFSNFAKYRFLLAELVKKGVTLKYRRSYLGVVWTLIEPLLTMMVLTLVFGTLFGNTDRTFPVYILSGRLMYSFFSNSTKTSMKSIRSNSGMIKKVYVPKYMYPLSCILSDYITFLISLLILFIVSIVLRVEPSFYLFQAVIPLLILPVMCYGLGLILATLSVFFRDLEYIWSVVMMLIMYTSAIFYKPERIIKAGYGWLLDINPLYSVVVNFRNAIFGQALDTRALGLSLLYTAGFMIVGLLMFYKKQDEFILHV
- a CDS encoding ABC transporter ATP-binding protein; protein product: MAKTAVEVNHVSMKYNMSTQKVDSLKEYFIKLVKKELKYKEFWALKDVDLSIEKGDRLGILGLNGAGKSTLLKIIAGVQKPTEGNVNVKGKIAPLLELGAGFEGEYTGIENIYLYGSVLGYHRDFINEKFNEIVEFSELGEFIKVPLKNYSSGMKSRLGFSIATIVEPDVLILDEVLSVGDAKFKKKCEAKIQSMFDKGVTVLFVSHSLAQVKKICNKAILLEKGQLIANGTIDEVSAIYEEKTK